A stretch of Desulfobacter hydrogenophilus DNA encodes these proteins:
- a CDS encoding AAA family ATPase, which produces MIITCPKCARKHKVNPAALKPFADAGKTTIMASCKSCKFKFPVALSSLLSSEEEPIDMQRRLGSVARKICITLSKGGVGKTTTSVNLGAGLALAGYKVLLVDTDTQGQSSYILGKKPGAGLTELLTRELTISDCLTEARKNLWLLSGGKSLAGVKRIIDKKSFGAEFTLTEALSPLDNQFDFILIDTSPGWDQLIVNVLFYSTEVLVPVALEAMPLHGMSEFIKSLGAIQKYKSEIQLKYIVPTFLDLRIKGPKLLYDQLKKLYPRQLCKPIRYNENLADAPSFGKTIFEFAPGSTASEDYRSLVRTVSGNEYALLK; this is translated from the coding sequence GTGATTATTACCTGTCCCAAATGTGCCAGAAAACATAAAGTAAATCCTGCCGCCTTGAAACCTTTTGCAGATGCCGGCAAGACAACTATTATGGCTAGTTGCAAATCATGTAAATTTAAATTCCCCGTAGCCCTTTCCTCCCTTCTGTCATCTGAAGAAGAACCCATCGATATGCAACGCCGACTCGGATCTGTGGCCAGAAAGATCTGCATTACCCTAAGCAAGGGCGGCGTAGGCAAAACCACCACCAGTGTGAATCTTGGTGCAGGTCTTGCCTTGGCCGGATATAAAGTCCTTTTAGTGGATACCGATACCCAGGGGCAGTCTTCATATATACTTGGGAAAAAGCCGGGCGCCGGCTTAACAGAACTTTTAACCCGGGAACTGACGATTTCAGACTGCCTGACCGAAGCCCGGAAGAATTTATGGCTGCTTTCGGGTGGAAAATCCCTGGCAGGCGTTAAGCGTATTATTGACAAAAAAAGCTTTGGGGCGGAGTTTACTTTGACCGAAGCCCTAAGTCCTTTGGACAATCAATTTGATTTTATTTTGATTGATACATCCCCAGGATGGGATCAGTTGATTGTTAATGTCCTTTTTTATTCAACCGAGGTTTTAGTGCCTGTTGCCTTAGAAGCCATGCCCTTGCATGGGATGTCCGAGTTCATAAAAAGTCTTGGTGCCATTCAGAAGTACAAAAGTGAAATTCAACTAAAATACATTGTGCCTACATTCCTTGACTTGCGGATCAAAGGGCCAAAATTGCTGTATGATCAGCTTAAAAAACTGTATCCCCGTCAATTATGTAAACCCATTCGCTATAACGAAAACTTGGCCGATGCGCCTTCCTTTGGGAAAACCATCTTTGAATTTGCTCCAGGGTCAACAGCCTCGGAAGACTATCGGAGTCTGGTTCGTACAGTGTCCGGAAACGAATACGCTCTGCTTAAATAA